In Solea senegalensis isolate Sse05_10M linkage group LG6, IFAPA_SoseM_1, whole genome shotgun sequence, one genomic interval encodes:
- the LOC122770511 gene encoding vascular cell adhesion protein 1-like: protein MTHCVLKRVYIHQLLRFLTKQEEIMFSRGVFVALSFMVTFLRTVSSCDYNCTYRPYFIPSRLVVKHGDSTSAACHLCSSCQDNKFMLEFPAGEDSRNGTVISWTSPKMTEWGRSVLCHYSITATDKMCCSELPVTVYKPPDSVSIGFANHSGQLYEARQYTLQCKVHNVGPVRYVKVTFYRGSTVLERLPAKNSVNEARENVTYTLNVNASKEDDGVQYRCEAKLELGSEGPQKPPMMTSQTITATVHYKPQRQDPTPPDQITVTQGDTLQMNCTAEGNPHPSYSWRFLPASLPLSNNSVLTIKSAAFAHQGNYTCSVSNGVGTLDVNFNVVVKANIIPYIAIATAVVLVVIVGGVVHWYRHSRRGQYNLRDVFHLNKPHIAVPTAE from the exons ATGACCCACTGTGTCCTCAAGCGTGTCTATATTCACCAACTCCTCCGATTTCTGACCAAACAAGAGGAAATAATGTTTTCCCGTGGTGTATTTGTGGCTCTTTCTTTTATGGTGACTTTCCTGCGCACTGTCTCCAGCTGTG ATTATAACTGTACATATAGACCTTACTTCATCCCGTCCCGCCTGGTGGTGAAGCACGGTGACTCGACCTCCGCGGCGTGCCATCTGTGCTCGTCTTGCCAGGACAATAAGTTCATGTTGGAATTCCCTGCGGGAGAAGACAGCCGCAACGGGACCGTGATTTCATGGACGTCTCCGAAAATGACTGAATGGGGCAGATCTGTTTTGTGTCACTATAGTATTACGGCTACTGACAAGATGTGCTGCAGCGAGCTGCCTGTGACCGTTTACA AGCCTCCAGACAGTGTGTCAATCGGCTTTGCAAATCACTCTGGGCAGTTGTACGAGGCTCGTCAGTACACTCTACAGTGTAAAGTGCACAACGTTGGTCCTGTTCGATATGTCAAAGTGACCTTCTACAGAGGGAGCACGGTGCTTGAGCGACTACCGGCAAAGAACTCTGTTAATGAAGCCCGCGAGAACGTGACCTACACTCTGAACGTCAACGCCAGTAAAGAAGATGACGGCGTCCAGTACAGGTGTGAAGCCAAGCTGGAGCTGGGATCTGAGGGACCACAGAAGCCTCcaatgatgacgtcacaaaccATCACCGCCACCGTCCACT ATAAGCCTCAGCGACAGGACCCAACACCTCCAGATCAGATCACCGTCACACAAGGAGACACTCTCCAGATGAACTGCACGGCTGAGGGAAACCCCCACCCCTCGTACAGCTGGAGGTTCCTGCCTGCGAGTCTCCCGCTCTCCAACAACAGCGTTCTCACCATCAAGTCAGCGGCTTTTGCGCACCAAGGAAACTACACCTGTTCTGTCAGCAATGGCGTGGGGACACTCGATGTGAATTTCAACGTAGTTGTCAAag CAAACATTATCCCTTACATTGCAATAGCCACTGCCGTAGTTCTGGTTGTAATAGTTGGAGGAGTCGTCCATTGGTACAGACACAGCCGAAGAGGACAATACAACCTGAGGGATGTTTTTCATCTAAATAAACCACACATCGCCGTGCCCACTGCAGAGTAA